Part of the Parambassis ranga chromosome 16, fParRan2.1, whole genome shotgun sequence genome, TCTTATTTCTTTAGGAATACTTACGAAGGCGATTGCTTAGAGTCCCTTGAACAGCTTTGGCACAGAGGCTTCCATTTCTGACCTTATTTGATTCATTAGCCTTGGTCAGGCTTGTGCCCACAATACAACAAATTCACCACGTGAGGCCACATAACAAACAACAATGTCAAAGTGCATCTCTTAGACTTTGAGCATCTCCCTTCAGGGAAAGCCACAGGCTTTAAGGAGGGCAGTCTAAAGGCATCTGGCTCGCTCACTTGTttggtgttgtttgttttgttttgtttttccgaCATACGTCATACTGCAAAATGTTCAGTCACCTTGTAAGTGCCATCCTCTGAGCTTTTCATCGCCTCAAAAAGGTGAGCGTGTTTCTTAAAAGCACTTGGTGAAACATCAATTCGTCTgtgagagaagaaaacacagttAGGTGATGAAAATTGAATATGAAACACAGTGCAAGGccaacaaacacaaatgcacacataagCTACATTGAACCAGAAAGGCAAAAGAAAAACCGctggaaaataaaaactgaCCTCCACCAAGCATGAGAACAAATAAGCCAAGATAGTCTGTTGATTATCAGGTAGGAAAGATGAGAGAAATACCTGAAAGCTTGTTAAAAGAGGAGGTGAAGCCACAGCACACTGAGGGTGAGAGGGTCACTCAATAGGCGACTCTACCTGTGTATCTCTGGGCTTTTTCTTGGCCTCATCATTTCCTTCTCTGCGGCTTGTCTTTGGTACAAGGTGAAACGCTCGTTTAGAGTCATGCCAGAGGACGGAAAGTGCTGAGCTGTGAGGGAGGAAACAAAGCTTTTGATGATGGGAGAACATTTTAGAACATTAAACGCATCACAAGGAAAACTTCTGAAAAATgctttctctgccattttcttgtcTACTCGGATGAGGGATCCCACTCTGAActgaagatatatatatatagaccaCTATTTTCGTTTTCTGATTGGTGCTGAGTTTGAGTGGTCCATGAAACCATGTTAGTATTGCTGAGCCCACTGTTGTGTTTTCCAGTCATCTCAAAAACATATGGCCGAATTTATACTTTCTGCCTCTGCACAGATATCCACGTAGCCACTTGATcgttttaaaaaaatctctgctGAGCTTGAAGACAGTCTGTGTGGAGACAAGCACACGTGCGATTTGTTTTCAAagtaacattaaaaacaagtggatgtgcaaaaaaaaaaagtgtgtgcatgGAATGCCTATTCATGCAGATTCTGAGTGACTTTTAAGCAGGATAATATGAACACCTATGACGATACACTGGTAAGCTTAATGCTTACTTGTGATGCAGTCAGAAGTTTAGATTGAGCATGTTTTGCTGTGCAGTTTTGAGATGGAAGTGATAACTTGCCTTTGATGTGGTGAACGATGGCGACAATGTGTTGAGCAAACAGCTCAGAGGGACTCTGTAGCTGAGCAGGCTGAACATGCTGAAAGATGGAGCGAAACTCCTGATCCTTTTTTGAGGACTGCACAAGGTCCTGAGACAACTGTCGCTCTGCAGCTAAAATATCTGAAGAGctgaaatgacaaaacaaacctCATTCTTTTGCACTAAAACAATCAACACAAATGTTGTACCCTTGAATGAAGCTTACCTTCTCAGACTATCTCCAAGGAAATCCATTCTAACATTGAATTTTGCTGGCTGTTTTCTTGAGGACATATGAGGAGAATCCTCTCCTCTGACCATAAACATCTCTCTGTTCTCAGAGTTCCTCCTTGCTGGTGCTGTAGGAGATGGGATAGACGAAGAATTTACCATCTTCTTGTCTTTACAACTCACATCTGGGGACAGTTCTTCAAATTTCCCTGTTAAATCCCTCTTGGCGAGGGCAGCAGCAATGGCTGCTGTCTTATCCTGATTTCCACAGAGATATATCTCCTCAGCCACAGTGTCAAGGTCCCTATTAGCAAACTGTGCGTAGGCTGTGTTCTGCCATTTGCCAAAGCGCTCCTCAAACAGTTCTCGGGCTGAGTGAGTGACCTTGCTCTGTGGCTTTGAGGACTCGTCGTGCCCATTACGCCAGTCTTTGTGTAGTGATTTTAAACGGGGCTTGCTGatcatctcctcttcttcctccccatcAGCAGACAAAAATGGAGAGGCTTTCAAAAAGCTGTTCAGAGACACTTCACCATCACTGTCCTCTTTGTGCTTTCTTGAGTCAGAGGTGGCTGCAGAGGCTTTGCCATTTATTTTGCCCTGTTCCACATCCATATCATTTGTCCCTGTGTTCTTGCCATTTTCCCAAACAGgttttacttttttactttGCTCCTCCAAAAACCTAAATATGAACAAGAGagcaaaaatgtaacaaaagtGATAGATGAGAAATGGTTAAGTATGTATGAAAAATAAAGACTtgtaaaaaatcaaatcattttACAATCTGTTTACAGTTTACACAAAGCTTCCAAAGAAAATCAAAAAGGACCAAACAGTAAATGTTTCAGTAAAACTAGTCTTACTTCCTGAATGCAATGGAGATTGCCGTTTTATCTCCATCCAGGTATTCCTCACTGGAGAAGAAGTCAAAGCTGGAGAGCATTGGATTTAGACCTTCATGTGAGGATTTTTTTGCTGAGGATGAATTACACACCATCTTCCAGGTGGGGGCGCCTTTACTGCTGTCGTTAGTGATTTTTGTGGGACTGAACCGGCTAGCAGTTTGGCTGTTCTGACCAAGACTAACGGCAGAGCTTGCCAAAGGACTGTGTTTCTttgggctgctgctgcagtctgtcagaccCTGCCAGCTCCTCTCAGTTTTCCCACTGCCTCCAGCTTCTCTAGCATCTCCTGCCAATAACCCAACATGCTCCGCTGGCTCCTcatctccccctcctcccttttgGGCCTCCTCAGAGGCCAGTTGCTCTTCATTCACATCTTTGGAGTTTGGGTTAGCCGGCAACAAGGCTGGCCTGCTTTTGGGAGAGGAGGAGTGTGACGAGGAGGAAGAATGCTGTGAGTGTCTGGATAAAGGAGTAGTGGATCGACCGTGTGTTGGGCTCCCTGAACGGTTCTGCAGGCTGTGCAATCCCTGTGAatggttttgctgctgctgttgccgctgctgctgttgctgtttttggTTCTGCTTGTAATTCTTCCAGTTGGGACGGTAGTTATTGTTATatccgccaccaccaccacgctGGTATCGCCCACGTGGAAAGTAGCCCCGCCCTCGGCCCCTGAAGTTGTAGGGCCTGCGGAAGCCGCGGTGGTAGCCCCGGTACTCCCGGTTGTTCTGGTAACCCCTTGGATACTTCTTGTCTCGGTTGTGAGACGGAGAATGAGATCTTGACCGTGAGCGAGACCTAGAGCtataaaaaataaggaaaaaacaTAAATGTAGTTTTAGAAGTTCTTCTAGTTTCTGGGTGCAAAAATAGAAACAGTCAGGTAGTACAGCAGAACCACAAACTTTAAATGATTGTCTAAACTTAGCAGCTAAATTTGACCACAGACTAAGGAGTCTGTGCTTCTAGTTATCAGTACACTCATTTCTTAGGAGTAGAACATGCAATAATCCTAAATGTGGTGCATATTTTGATCATTCATCCTCTGACATAAAGCTGatctcacaacaaacacaaaagcgCACCACTGTgtgtatactatatatataaaagtgaCAACTTAGAACCAAGTATCTTTAACTATAAACTACTTTTACAGACTTCAAACATTCAGGATCCACCAAATGGAAAAGACATCAACTGAAGCTACTACTGCAGATGTATCCTGCAGCCGTATTTCAGCTGAAACTTGCAAAACATATGTGCGGGTACATAACGTGTGTTTCCATGTTGAAGCCCACAGAGGATTACCGCACAGAGATTTCACGGTGCGGTGCCGAGCCAGGCTGCAGGGTCAGATGAGTCCACAAGGTGACTCTGCTGCACTTCAGACAAAAAGCTTCATGCAGCACCTAAAGCTGAACCTTCATATGAAATCACAATGTTCATATTCTAACCACAATATAGTATAATCTCCTCTTTACCAAttttcagacagacacagacaacaagTCAAGACTCTTTTAAAGTCACAGATCAACAGGCTCTTTCATAGTGAATCCACATGTCGACACAAACTTTCCACTGATATGTCGTATAGTTTCAAACCTTGCACATGACATAGAACTATGTATAAAGTTTACACATCCACAGAGAAAGGTTTTGTCTCATTTTCAACTGAAATCTTTAAAATACTAGAGATTAACACATAAATTCAGAGCTCACAGAGGAAAGCTCTGCCACCGTGCATGCAAACACAGTGTAAATGACATAAAAAGAATAACTCACCCGGTGCGTTTTTTCATTGGAATACAGAGCGACTAAAGAAGGCAGCGCTCAGAGCAGCactgcacactcacactgagAGCTACAGCTACTCTGGCCAGCTCTGGTGGAGCAGGGAGTCACATGGACTATATGAGAGGGTGAAAAAAACTCTGTCTGAATCCTTTGACTCTATGCTTGCCAATTACAAGAGCTGTTCATTCAGACTGAGGGAGATTTCAGACACAAATGATCTCAAATCCTCAAATATTTCTCTTGTTTAATGCTGTGGGTTGCCTTAGTCATGTAATGGGCTGTCTTGTCTTGCTAACCAGGATGATTTATAAGCAATAGGTAGTGACAGTGGGAGGGGTGGAGTTGTTGTTTCCGCTTTGTCCTGCCACTTCCACCTCTggcacagcaacaacaaaaaagttgGAAAGGTTCTCACTCAGCGTTTTGGAGAAGACGTCCCCATTAGATGTgctactatgtgtgtgtgtgtgcgtcataCATCTGCATCTTACATACAAGTTATGCAAAATGTGCACTCTTCCAGTTCCAGTGTGCATTATCACAAGTCCATTTGCACATGTCTCATGGTTCACTCTTCCTGGACTCGCAAGGTGAGTCCAGGAAGAGTAAACCATGAGATTCCTTCCACGTCTCTTCTTTATGCTAATTTTAATACAAGTGGCAACACTGCCAGGAAATAAGCTCCCCCTGTCGTTTTATTGCCATGCCACAGTCATTCTGCCAGAAACAGCAAAGGCATCAGAGCGAAGGCTCACTCCCTCACTTCTTCCAAATGTACATCACAGTCAGCAGATAAACCTTCAGCAAGAGCACTGATGTAAATACAGCCTTCTTGATTTAAGGCTTGATAAAATATTTCCATGTGGCACTGAGGCTAAATAATACATCAATATTTTCACAtgtaatgaaatgaaaacacagcatGACTTATCTAAATTTACTAACCGGGAGCTGAACTCTTTCTCAAACATTAATTTCCTCTGGACACAGAAGCCAACTCCAGAGTTAGGAAACTCTTAAGTCCATCACTAATACAGCATGCTACTCTGTACTATACACAAAGCTTGTCTGTTTATGAGAACCAAACTCTTGACATCTGAGCAAGAAAGCAATCAACACACAATAGAACCACTTGTTAGTGTTCCCTCGATATTTTATCTTAATGGACACAAGTTAGATTCACTACAAAGAActgagaagaagctgaacaAAGGATGATCAATGTGGACGCCAGGGCTTGCTGCACCTGCTACTAGTTCATCTTTCTCTTCATGACAACACAGGCACTCACACTTGTGAAGCGTTGTGTGATTTCAAGCTTCCATTCTTACTGTCTAAGAATGTATTTTTAAGTCTGATCAAAGCATGCTCAGCAATCATtacatcaggaaaaaaagaaaagaaaatcttcATACCTGTAACGATACTTCCTGGAGCGTGACCTGGAACGGCTTCTGGAGCGAGAGCTGGATCTTGACCGGGACCTTGAGCGGCTCCGAGATCTGGATGCTGATTTTGTGGATCTGGACATCACTGCATTCAGCCCACTTCAAACTATCACACAAAAGTGTCCAGATTAGCACAAAAAAGTGGTTATCCAATCACCTTTTTGAAAGACAGCTGACTGGGCAAtagatttaagaaaaaaagcaaaacaggaAAACCAAGAGGGAATTAAATATCCAACAAATATAACAGGTCCAAGATGTCTTAATGCTGAAGCTGAGTGAAGAAAGAGAACAGCTGTAAACAGAGGGAAGAAGGCAATCTGTAGAAGTGTAGTGCCACCAAACAGAAGCAGTTTTATTTAGTCACTGATCATTTGCATAGAGGGCAGTCTCCCATCAGTCATCTGACTGCTTATGTTTGAGCCTTCTGAAAACTATATAAACTAACACAAATGTTCAGTTTCACTCCACAGAAATGCTGGTTTgtccttcagtctgtcacaggatatcgctttcctttctttttattattagatTATAGTCTCACCAGTCTTCTCCCAGCATTGACGCTGACAGTAGACACACTGTACATTTTATCTAATGAATTAAAAACTTAAGAACTGTGGCGAACTACTGAACCAGTTCGTTTGGGGAAGTAATGAAAGCTGCATTGAatgtcacacacatgcaaagctGCTTAATACATGTTATTTTTGGCTGCCCTCCGTGAATACTAATGCAGTGAATGAGCAGTTCTTGTTACTGTTGAAACCCCTGACCAGTTTGgagttaaatatttaaactcACTCACATTTGCTCGGCAGCCTTTTCACCGTAAACTAAATTTGCTCGTAGTTAATGATTGGTGCGTTTTTTGACTCACTAGACCTCAATAACGGTGTTTTTTCATCACTCCTCCAGGGCTTCACTTGTAAACTCCCCAAAATCATTTCTATAAGTAGGAGGATCTTTTTTTGAGGTCGAGGCATTATCTGTGACATATGATCCTCGGAGGACAGTAAAAGCCAGGGATCAAATAATTGATCTTTCATTATAGGAGTCATCTTCAGGGATTTTGGAAGGAGGAAATTGCAGACTACACATGACAGGGATTTCAAAAGCTGCGCATGCAATCACATGGTGGTCCCAGTGTGCATCCTCGCTACTATTTTGGAGAGTATTGAAATAGATCCATATtcccccgcctcctcctcctcttcatgctcTACAAACATCCCACTCTCCTCATTTTCTGGCAGCTTGTTGTTTTTGGCTTTCAGAGGATAATTTCCTGAAGGTCCAGCCTCAACAGACAGTCACTTTAGCTTACTGTGCAATTTTTTAAGAATGGCATTCAGATGTGCCCATTTTCCAGCATGGGTTGCCTAAACCgttaaatcaatacattttgacatctttttaaaatttttatatattttaaaaaagacagTGGCCTTTGCAGGGAGCTCCTGAGAGATTTTTAATTGCAGACGATTTTAAGTTtgctgcaataaaacacaaagacatctgTGTTTCACGTATTTTCATATGGCTGAAAATAGTTTCCCTGAAACCTTTGAATGGGTCTTAGCAGAAACTATATACAAAACAGCTACACAGATTTGCATCCAACACTATTAACTGCTTTTGTTACACAATGAGGCTGTATGTATGCAACTGAGAAATtgaacaagtttttttttcttgcaggtGGTAGAATAGATGTTTTGCTTGCTAGATGCTCCTTTGCtaaccagctgcagctgtctgtgctcCACGCTGTGTGGTCGACAGCCTAATCAGAGATTTCAGCCTCTCAGTAAGGCTGTGGCAAGCCTGGCCTTTAATCACTCACTAGTAGTTTTCCACACATCGATACACTTACAGACACTCGTGTCTGCTTTCTCAGCTTTAACCCTGAACTGGCTCCCCACCAACGAATAGCAAAGAAATTTGTCTCTAACCTTTGACATTGTTTTTGTGCCATCGTGGTtaatctttaaaaataaattaattaattaaaaacaggaacacacagtcTATAACACagctgaagattaaacaatggcaGAAAGAACAGAAACCACCATGTGGGGAATTAAAAGAGAACTGAACTGAGAAGAGTTCTAGCATGGTGAGGAGTTCAGGAGCATTCACAAACATGATTAAGACTCCCCTTGGAGTAGAAAGCAACAGCTGTGTAATCCTCATCAGCTGTTTATTTTCGTGTAACAGCAAAAGCAGCTCTGATCAACAATGGTCCGGCAATTTGATACATAGCTCAAAGCTTATGAGAagaaacaccccccccccccccccccacactcaATCAACTGCCCTATCATTAAGACACGGATGCCACAGTGGCAGCTGGAATCACATTTGCTATCTATATGTACCCCAGAGACAACCAGCTTGCTATTTCCAAAGCCACAGCAACTGTCATTGGCAAAGAGTTTGGTTATTAAAATGTGGCTCTTAGTATCCCTTCAAGACACTTCACATGCATGCTGAGGCAGGGTGGGAGGGGGTTAGCGGGGGTGCTGTGTAAGGCAAGATAAAACTAAGAGCTTCCTTTGTGGGTTATTAAATAAGAAACGCTTCTTAAGTAGCTGCAGAAGAAGCCTGACTGTTCCTCGGCTTAATTTAAGGGGATTACAAATACTGACGAACAAAGgttatagtatagtatatagtatatagttTTCAGCACAGTTACAATATGGTGTATCTTGTGCGACTGACCTTATTGCAGTTAAGTTTAacactttgttgtgtgtgtgtgtgtgtgttgtttttttttttatgtataatgCCATGTAGAGGTCACTTTTTTGTCTTTAGTCACAGTTTGGTTGGCTCACAAAAACATCTGGTTTAGGCCCAAACATCATCATAATCATGTCACAAAGCAAACTTCGACACCATTTTCTTCCAAAGAAGTGTGACCAGTAGATATTATATTGACAAGATGAACTATAGTAAGCTATGTAAGCCCTGGGTGTTTCAGTTGTGCTTTAAAATTTGATCAGtattgtcatttttatttatttatttattttgctgcaCAAAGCACTGAGAGAAATATGAACACATCACAGACAAACAGTATCTAAATGAACCAAAAAACAGGATGTGGTGTGTCAAGATGCCGCCCTAAATATCATGTGATTCGATGAGCAGCTAACAACATGATTAGATGGCAAATGTTAAGCAGTGAGAGGGTTAAAATGCCTATCACTTCTTCACTTACTGTTATTATCACGCATGTTTTTGAGCATGTTTTAGATCAATCTGAGCTGATTTAGCAGACTGCACAGTCTGTTCTGGTAGTAATACTTTCTAAAATAAAAGTAACAGCAGTGTAATCGATCGTCGCATTTGCGGGTGCAACATGGCACTATCAGATATCTGAATTTCTGCTTAGTTGCCATGGACAGCACAACCAGCTTGATTTCTGTTAGTGAAGTGTGAAATGGCGGAGAGCAAAATATGGGTTGATACATAATACATCTTTTATGCATTATGATTTTATTGTTGATAGCAAtataactgtaactgtaataTCGGCCGGCTGAGTCGCACTCTATTTCAGGGAGTTACAGTAGCTACTACAAAGGCAAATGATGACTTCACACAAAGATATCCTGCGACAATATTCATTTACTAATCaactctctctctacaccattCCACTTGCCAGTAAAACTTCATTGCAAGCTGCAGTGAACTTGGTGTCACCCCAATCTCAGCCAGCTAAGATGAACCCGAGGAACCTGCATATAATCATCCAGTTTCACTCTCAAGACAATCAGACTAACAACTGCCACTGTTTAGTTTCTATGATGGGCTTCTCTTCCCTGGAAAATGGGAAGAGTGTCACAGAGGCATCCTCACATCGACATGCTTCTCAGCTGTCTGTCATCACCACATTTGTGGATCTCTCCTGTGTacaagaggaggggggggactCATCAGCTAAAGGTCCCCTCTATTTTGGTCAGTTGGAAACAGCTAGGCAAATGATGAGTTAAAGTTTTACCATATATTTCCAAAATAATCCCAGATGATCAGTGATAACTGTGAAAATAAAtagtcaaacaaacaaaaacgaGAGTTTTTATAATGCGTAACATCCCTGAGTAGGCTATGTGGTAACGTGTGGGCAGTGGCACACCGTTTAGTCATGTATGTGTACTTTTTGTCCAGCCAGTGTTTGCTAAAGAGGATCAGCCTTTAACAGGAtcctgcagctcagcaggaTGCATGCAGTACTTTCCAAAACATTTTTCTCTGTACCAGTACTCCCCAGAAATAGATTTACACCAGAAACCCAAACAGATGATGACTTACAGAAACAATGAGCGAGACTGTTGCTGCTGCTATATATGACCTGGCAAACTTCATTCAGGACTGAAGCTGTTTACTTTAGGTGGAGGGACAACTAACTGAAACCTGCAATCACAACAGACATGCTTTTCATTGGGCTAACCACTGAAATCAGCAGTTATGCAACATGCATAAATTAAACACCTCACTCTACTGAGATCGATGGTGGTCTGAGGTTGGACTCAAACTCATTATTAAACAGTGTTATCTAAACGGTGACTTGCATTTGTAACGCATGGATGGATAGTGCGTTTTCCTGACGCGTCCTCACTGGCATCAAATGCGTCATGACGCATCGATAAGAATAAAGAAAGTTCTAAATCTGTCAGGAATAGGCTTTGCATGTGACAACGGTGATCTTTCTAATAATTAAAAACACTACTCAGTAAGTACTGATAAGTCGGTATTTTTTACAGAGACTGTGAACGCAGCAGTATATGACCGCAGAAATAATGCAGCGACATTTGGATGAATATTCCTTTAAACCGACTGCGCGTCATCACACTTGACTTACTAACTTGTCTTTTTTCATCACACTTGAAATACATTGTTCGTTAAACTTTTCTAATAactattttttcttcttatcGAAAGTGAAAAGAAACATCTTACCGGTCGGCGTAGTCGTTCAGTGTCGTCTCGTCACATTCATTGTTGTAGAGTAGAGTAGAAATGAATTATTTCTCCCTGGTCTCCCGTGTGTTGTGTctagtttatgtgtgtgtgtgtgtgtgtgtgtacgcgctCGTCGGCTGTAGTCCgttcagagaaagagagagagggggagtgaCAGCTCAATGTCGCACTCGGAGGGTCACATTTCCTTCCGCCTTCAACGCCGCCTGTCAAAACACCTTTGCTGCATGGCAGTGAACGGGCAGTGAGTGAGCGCGCAGTGAGCAGTGCAGTAGACGCACAGCGCAGCCAATAGGTGCGCCGCCCTGTATTTGCATCATTctgccatggaaaccaaaaTCCATGACTACAAGTCATTAAAgtgatcatattttttttacagggaATAACTACTGTAGAGTCTCTAACTGTTCATCGTCACTTATTACAGTGCTATTAGGTCAAAAGTCAAAGtgagtcagctttattgtcaaaactgccatatgtgctggacatacagaaaATCGAAATTGCATTATTCTCAACTCCACAACATGTAATTAGGAACTTAAGTATAAAGAATAAATATTAAGTATAAacaaatgtacctacaatgaggcacacacgaaataaaaggcacaaaggttgcagtgagagtgcaaaggGTGTtaatagtgcaagtcagtgcagttgacATAGGTCTGTGAAGTACACTAtaatacagttttatttttaaactgtgTGCAGGGAGAGACTGTGATTGGTTGGCACTTGTTGGCCTTTGAATGTTATGCATGATGCCCATGCATAACACTTCCTCCACAATGTTTGACTGAAGATGCCAGGGGGACCACTGCCTGTTGCCTGTGGTAATCAAATTACTTGAGACTGACCTAAGTGATTAGACTACCACAGGGACCCCTGTGGCCTTCATCTTCCACATCTTTTTCCTTCACTAGGTATTTCTCAAGCTCCTCACTCTTTCTGATGTTACTATCACATGTGATTTGCTGTGTTGGATTATTTCAGAGGCCTCTTTGCACAGCGTGCCCCTGGGGTCTTGCTGTTTTTCAGTCCAACCTTGTCTACTCACTATTAGGATCTTTCTATATCAGCCACTTCCTCTAACTGCTGTCTCTTGCTTCTTTCCTGGTGGCCTCTCCATGGTTCCCATTTGGTGGCAGGATTCCAAGGTACTTGTCCTCCACATCTGCTATGTTGCCTGCTGGTAGTTCAGTCTCCCTCAGTTCTGGCTACTTTTTCTTGCCATGTTGCCACCTGGCCACACTTGCCCACTCTGAATAACAGTCCAATGTCATTGCTCCTCCATAGATCCTAAAGCTGTGAATCAGTGGATGTCTCACTCACTCCTGGCAAACAGTTTGATATCATCTGTGTAGAGGAGGTGGCCGATGGTTTCCCCATTCCGTAGCTGGTATCCATAGCCACCCATAGCTATTCGTGTTGGtgagctgcagagcagcagtagGGACAGAGCGTCTCCTTGGTAGATGCTGCACTTGATGGTGTCCTTGGCAGCTGATCTTAATTtgaactttgtttgttttccacagCACCATCAAAATTTAGACGAGGTTTCTTAGAGTCCTATTGATGTTGTGTACTTCCAGCATTTGAGGATTCATGTGTGTGCCATTGATTTGTAGGTTTCTTTTCGCTGATGCTCTGCACCTCTGTCGTTCCTACCGGTTTCTATCTGGGCCCCACTCATGTATTGTTCGTTCTAAGTGCGGGTCGTCTCAATACACTATGATGCTGAGGCTCAAGCATATGTGTACCTGTCAAAGTTTATTGTTTTGCAAagaaaagcaggaaaagaaTTAAAAGTTTGAACATCATGCATCTTAAATGTACAGTTATGGCAAAGCTGTTGGACTGCACATTGGGAAGGGCAAACCTTTCACTGATAATGTTGTTTAACATATAACTTTATATCTGCATACTTGCAGTGGCTCAACCCAGCTGCAGATAAAGATTTTTTGTATGTGAAAATTCTTGCGCAACAAATGAAAGTAGTGATTCCTGCAGATGCTTTCTATTGTTAATAGCTTCTAATATAGCAAACACAGCATTACCAAACAACTTGGCATGTGAATGGTTCTTATGAAATGAATTGGGCTGTAAGTAATCCTGCTTTGAGTGGACCTAAAGTAAGGCTGACTGGCAGTGGAAACAAAGTTTGTATTTATGACTAAGCCAGTGGGAACATTTGATCCATTAAACCCCCCTGAGTATGAGTTACAGGTTATCTAGTAAATATTAGGAGTACATTTTCATATAATCTACTCACTAGTCTGCTGACAATGACAGCCACTGTGGGTGTTTCCTGTTTACATTACTGTTGATTTAGCCTGCAGCCAAGCCTGGTAGtacaaaacatgacatgacatcaaCCTTTTCAAGCTCAGCCAATATGAAAAGATGACACTTTCACAGAATGAATGTTAATTTTTCACATAGCAGTGC contains:
- the thrap3a gene encoding thyroid hormone receptor-associated protein 3 isoform X2, encoding MKKRTGSRSRSRSRSHSPSHNRDKKYPRGYQNNREYRGYHRGFRRPYNFRGRGRGYFPRGRYQRGGGGGYNNNYRPNWKNYKQNQKQQQQQRQQQQQNHSQGLHSLQNRSGSPTHGRSTTPLSRHSQHSSSSSHSSSPKSRPALLPANPNSKDVNEEQLASEEAQKGGGGDEEPAEHVGLLAGDAREAGGSGKTERSWQGLTDCSSSPKKHSPLASSAVSLGQNSQTASRFSPTKITNDSSKGAPTWKMVCNSSSAKKSSHEGLNPMLSSFDFFSSEEYLDGDKTAISIAFRKFLEEQSKKVKPVWENGKNTGTNDMDVEQGKINGKASAATSDSRKHKEDSDGEVSLNSFLKASPFLSADGEEEEEMISKPRLKSLHKDWRNGHDESSKPQSKVTHSARELFEERFGKWQNTAYAQFANRDLDTVAEEIYLCGNQDKTAAIAAALAKRDLTGKFEELSPDVSCKDKKMVNSSSIPSPTAPARRNSENREMFMVRGEDSPHMSSRKQPAKFNVRMDFLGDSLRSSSDILAAERQLSQDLVQSSKKDQEFRSIFQHVQPAQLQSPSELFAQHIVAIVHHIKAQHFPSSGMTLNERFTLYQRQAAEKEMMRPRKSPEIHRRIDVSPSAFKKHAHLFEAMKSSEDGTYKDGGEKMKGDPTDLRLDIERRKKYSSHERDYNRDRGGDTGDSPDSSRERSVEKSSKHRKKSKKKKKKRSRSSSSSSSSSSSKSHKDEGLPHNKVDSKDDGFNRARLGQRESPGEGERGRPRGGFQVRIRGRGWNRGNYQGNSFQSNPITTAVHPKTDDWDPEYTPKSKKYYLHDNRDGESECKWMDNRGRGRGNFTRGRPRFIIRKANAGSNHTDGPKWALDKYQSNGEHGGMQEEEVEQEHKGMKIGEENT
- the thrap3a gene encoding thyroid hormone receptor-associated protein 3 isoform X1; translation: MSRSTKSASRSRSRSRSRSRSSSRSRSRSRSRSRKYRYSSRSRSRSRSHSPSHNRDKKYPRGYQNNREYRGYHRGFRRPYNFRGRGRGYFPRGRYQRGGGGGYNNNYRPNWKNYKQNQKQQQQQRQQQQQNHSQGLHSLQNRSGSPTHGRSTTPLSRHSQHSSSSSHSSSPKSRPALLPANPNSKDVNEEQLASEEAQKGGGGDEEPAEHVGLLAGDAREAGGSGKTERSWQGLTDCSSSPKKHSPLASSAVSLGQNSQTASRFSPTKITNDSSKGAPTWKMVCNSSSAKKSSHEGLNPMLSSFDFFSSEEYLDGDKTAISIAFRKFLEEQSKKVKPVWENGKNTGTNDMDVEQGKINGKASAATSDSRKHKEDSDGEVSLNSFLKASPFLSADGEEEEEMISKPRLKSLHKDWRNGHDESSKPQSKVTHSARELFEERFGKWQNTAYAQFANRDLDTVAEEIYLCGNQDKTAAIAAALAKRDLTGKFEELSPDVSCKDKKMVNSSSIPSPTAPARRNSENREMFMVRGEDSPHMSSRKQPAKFNVRMDFLGDSLRSSSDILAAERQLSQDLVQSSKKDQEFRSIFQHVQPAQLQSPSELFAQHIVAIVHHIKAQHFPSSGMTLNERFTLYQRQAAEKEMMRPRKSPEIHRRIDVSPSAFKKHAHLFEAMKSSEDGTYKDGGEKMKGDPTDLRLDIERRKKYSSHERDYNRDRGGDTGDSPDSSRERSVEKSSKHRKKSKKKKKKRSRSSSSSSSSSSSKSHKDEGLPHNKVDSKDDGFNRARLGQRESPGEGERGRPRGGFQVRIRGRGWNRGNYQGNSFQSNPITTAVHPKTDDWDPEYTPKSKKYYLHDNRDGESECKWMDNRGRGRGNFTRGRPRFIIRKANAGSNHTDGPKWALDKYQSNGEHGGMQEEEVEQEHKGMKIGEENT